The DNA sequence CTGTGATCAGTGCGAAATAGATACCTTCTGCAGGTGCTTCCTTCTGCGGAATCTCTCCTTCATTCATCCCTTCGATCGGCTTGTCGATTACAAGTAAATCCTGTACGCGGACGAGTGAATCAGGATTGTACAGACTGACCTCAGCCCGCTTAACGCCTGCACCGAGGTTGAGCTGATACGTATACATATCATTTTCAAATGGCTTAAGGCTGAATTCCAGCCCGGATGCCTTCGGGTCATCAGCTGTCTTGTTGATGAACATGTACGGCAACTGGATCGTTTTGCCGTTGCCATGACTTAGCTCAATCCAGCCTTCATTTATACCTTCCTCGATTTCATTCGTGCGTAAATCAAGACCGATCTCCACTTTTTTCTTGCCACCTGCGGGAATGGTGAAAGTTTGCGGCAAATGCCAAATGAGACCTTGCTTCTTGTTAGGAACACGCAGTTGAATTGTCCGTGCCTCTTTTGTAAGGTTTTCGATTTTAATGGAAGCACGGCGCTTTTCGATCGGTTTTTCCGCTTTACCGAAAGAAAGGAGCGATTCGTCTATGATTACTTCAGCATTGATTGCAGCCGATGGACGGACTTTCCCCATTCCTTGAACGTTTGGCGCTAATGGTACCCCGTCACCTTTCAATTGTTCCGCTGTCGATTTCATTGCGCTGACGATTTTTTCATTGGACCAGTCAGGGTGCGCCTCTTTCATAAGCGCCGCTACACCTGCAATATGTGGTGTTGCCATACTTGTCCCTTGGAGCGCTTCATAGCCATTCGGGACTGTGCTGACTATATTCGTCCCTGGCGCAATGAGATCAGGCTTAATTCTCCAATTCATCGCAACCGGACCTCTTGAACTGAAAGCAGCTGTTCCGGCTTTTATTTTCTCTTCATGCAAATTCAGATACAGTTGGTGCTTCCTGCTAATTTGACTGGAAAGCCATTCTCCGGACTCAGCAGATAACGAAGCGACAGGTATGAGAAGCACTTCCTCCATCCCATCAACCGATCCTTGGAAATCTCCATCCTCATTGTTGTAAATAAGCACCGCTGCTGCCCCTCTTTCCTGGGCTTGTATTGCCTTATCAGCAAAAGGAATCTTGTTGCCGCGGCGCATCAGTGCAATTTTCCCGGTGAGATCTGCTCCAGGGTCGTCCCCATTAACTGCATACAAACCCCGGTTCAACGACCAAGGCGGGGAACCTGAGAGCAGATTAATCGGAAACTTCCTGTTGTACAATGTTTCCTCAAGAACCGGTACTGTTTCCTCATGGCTTGCGGCTCCTACACTTAATGAAAAGTTCGCTGTCGCTGGTGATCCGACCGTCCAATCACTTGGACCGTCATTTCCATTCGCAACGACGACGAGAACACCAAGTTCGCGGGCTCGGTTCACCGCAAGGCTCGTCGGATAGTCCGGTCCATTTACTGTGTTGCCCAGAGACAGGTTCATAATATCAACCCCGTCTTTTACCGCTTCTTCCATCGCCGCGATTACTTGTACAGATGTCCCACTACCGCCTGGTCCGAGTGCCCTGTAACCATATATTTCGGCATCCGGCGCAACTCCCTTTAGATTGCCATTCGCCCCGATAATGCCCGCAACATGAGAGCCATGCAGTGTCGGAATGCCTTGGTCCGGCTTTGTTTCCATTGGATCACGATCAAGGTCAACGGCGTCAAAACCGCCTTTAAAATTACGAGCAAGATCAGGATGCGTATAATCAATTCCCGTATCAACGACACCGACTTTGACACCTTTACCAGTGAACTTCGTATCATTGAGCTCATTAGGAAAAACAAAAGGCTGCGTCTTCATCGCATTTAGCTGTCTGGCCAAAGACCTTTTCTGAAACATTGGAGAAGTCTGTATGGAAGTTGTTTTGTACGTTTGCACCGGGTGCACAGCCGCGATGAAATCAAGGGAGCGAACTCTGCCCATTTGTGACCTATGCCCTTTAATCGCCAATCCTTTGAAGAGCTTTTCATAAACCGCTACGACACGGATTCCCGGATAATGCCTTTCAAAGTATTCTTTATGGACGTTCGGGTCGCCTTCCACTTCCACAATAAGTGATATATCCGCATTTTTCTCTTCACTTTCCACAGCTGCCTTGCTTTCGGGTAAAGAGTATAATGCCAACATGCATGCCATGATCATCATGATGCCGATTCGCCGCATGTCAAAACTCCTTTTTTGCTTAGAGTGGCTTTGCGAACAGCAAAACATACATGGAAAAAGACACCGTTCCTTAGGAATCGGTGTCTCTCTGATGTTCATTTATTAAAATAAGCAGCGATATGATCGCAAATTCTGCGGGAAGCTTCACCATCACCATACGGATTCGCGGCCTTTGCCATTGCCTCATGCTTCGCAGAATCGGATAGCAGCTCATCAGAAGTGCGGAAAATTGTTTCCTCATCTGTTCCAACAAGCTTCAATGTTCCTGCTGCGACACCTTCAGGGCGTTCAGTCGTATCACGTAAGACAAGAACCGGCACACCGAGTGAAGGCGCCTCTTCCTGAACACCACCCGAATCGGTCAAAATGAGATGAGAACGGGCAGCGAAGTTATGGAAATCAATGACGTTAAGCGGGTCAATGAGCTTGATTCGTTCATCACCAGCAAGAATCTCATCAGCGACTTGCTGAACAAGCGGATTCAGATGCACCGGGTAAATGACCTCAATATCATCATGCTTTTCGACAAGACGCTTCACAGCGCGGAACATTTGACGCATATTCTCACCAAGATTCTCGCGACGATGTGCCGTCATAAGGACAAGACGCCGGTCACCGAGCTGTTCCAAAAGAGGATGCTTGTAGTTTTCCCGGTCAACCGTTGTCTTCAAAGCATCAATCGCCGTGTTCCCAGTTACGAAAATACGATCTGCCGGTTTGTTCTCTGCAAGCAGATTGTCCTGCGCCTGTTCGGTCGGAGCAAAGTGCAAATCCGCCATGACCCCAGTCAGCTGACGATTCATCTCTTCCGGATACGGAGAGTATTTGTTCCACGTACGCAATCCCGCCTCAACATGTCCTACAGCAATCTGATTGTAGAACGCAGCTAGTGAAGCTGAAAATGTCGTCGTCGTATCTCCATGGACGAGGACAATATCCGGTTTCTCTTCACGCATGACCTGCTCAAGTCCTTCAAGCGCACGTGTTGTCACTTGCGCAAGGGTCTGCTGTTTCTTCATGATGTCAAGATCATGATCCGGCTTAATCTGGAAGATATCAAGCACCTGATCAAGCATCTCTCTATGCTGGGCGGTAACTGTAACAATGGATTCAAATTCCGCATTGCGTTTCTGAAGCTCCAGAACGAGCGGAGCCATCTTGATCGCTTCCGGCCTCGTTCCAAAAATCGACATCACTTTGACCCGTTTCCCCATAACGTTCACTCCCGTTTCCCTTTTTAAAGAGCAAAACCTTACTTAGTTCCGAACAGTCTATCTCCTGCATCACCGATACCTGGCACGATATAACCATGATCGTTCAAACCTTCATCAAGTGCACCAAGATAAATATCAACATCCGGGTGATTTTTCTCGATCAATTCGACTCCTTCAGGTGCTGCAACGAGGCACATAAGGCGAATTTTCTTCGCGCCGCGCTTCTTCAATGATTCAATCGCATCATTTGCCGAGCCGCCAGTCGCAAGCATCGGATCAATAACGATCAATTCACGTTCAGAAATATCAGAAGGAAGCTTAATATAATATTCAACAGGCTTCAATGTTTCCGGATCACGGTAAAGTCCGACATGACCGACTTTTGCAGCTGGAATGAGATTAAGCATACCATCAACCATTCCAAGGCCCGCACGCAAAATTGGGATAAGACCGATCTTCTTTCCGGCAAGAACTTTTGTTTTTGCTTGCTGGATCGGCGTCTCAACTGTAATGTCTGTAAGCGGAAGGTCGCGCGTAATTTCGAAAGCCATAAGCATGGCGACTTCATCAACCAATTCACGCAATTCCTTCGTACCTGTATTTTTGTCTCGAATGTATGTCAATTTATGCTGAATCAGCGGATGATCCAATACGACCACTTTTCCCAATGTCGGTCACTCCCTAAAGTTAAAATTAAACCTAACGAAAATTGTAGCTGAAATAATGTGTCGTTTCAAGTTGGATTGTGTTGTCGCAATAATGAGAATGCGTATACAGCTCATTTTCTCTTTCCCTTTAAGAGGTGAATTCATACCGTAAGAACTAAAAGAAGATGGCGATGAGCCATGCAGTATATATTAAAACTCTCCTATTCTTTTCTAATTTTTTAGTTTTTTGAAACAGCTTAGCAAATCAAAAAACGCACACCCATAAAGGGAATGCGCCTTTTTCTCGGAAATTGAACACGTGCGAATTCGCATGTCAGGACTGTTCTAGCACTTCCTGGAAATTCTCTTCCTCTTCATTTTCAAATCCTCGGAAAATGACTTCAACAACATCGGAATGATTGAACACATATGTATACTCTGGACTGATATAGCCTTCAGGATAAGGAACGCCGATATAATCATACTGCTTTCCTGACTCTTCACCTTCATTTTCGGTAACGAGCTGCTTCCTGCCATAAATCATGAGTTTCTTGTTGCCGCCTTCCAGCGATACAATCGTGCCATTCGGAAATAAAGTTGTCATGGGAGCCTCTCCTTTTTTAAAATTTACATGAATTAGGACAAATCACGCACAATATAGGGGCGTCATGCACTTCCATACTTGTCGTATATCAGGAATTTTTCAGCCTTAGCTGATTATCCTGGTTTCAGCACAAAAGCTAACATTCGCATTTCTCATTTAAGCTTTCGTTTCCCCTTGCACATACTCTTTTATATAGACTGACTTTGGTGGTGTTTCCAGATAAACAAACTGCGGGTTAGCCTTCATTACAAGGAGACGGTAAATTTGATGCCTGCATATGAAAATATGGTTAAGAAGCAGATAATCAAAACAGATGCCGCACCTGTCTCGCTATGTTTCATACTCTGGGCAATTAGATAACCGATTGCCGTAACATAGAGAATAATCGCCATTTACTTGTTTACATCAAGCCATCCATTCTTTTTATTCTTTTTCCTGTCTGGTTTTCTTCGCGCTGAACGGAATATGGGTCGCGTACGATAATCCAGATACCCCACAAGTTAATGAAGACAAGGGGCGGAAGCAAAACATACAAATATATAGGGATAAGCGGGAAAAACAGCGGAATGGCCATGAAGAGATCGATCATTAAAAATATGAAGATTGCGATACTCGATCTAATATTGAAAACATCTACAAAATCCAATTGATCTAATATATAGTTAGGCAGTTCCTTCCT is a window from the Aciduricibacillus chroicocephali genome containing:
- a CDS encoding S8 family serine peptidase gives rise to the protein MRRIGIMMIMACMLALYSLPESKAAVESEEKNADISLIVEVEGDPNVHKEYFERHYPGIRVVAVYEKLFKGLAIKGHRSQMGRVRSLDFIAAVHPVQTYKTTSIQTSPMFQKRSLARQLNAMKTQPFVFPNELNDTKFTGKGVKVGVVDTGIDYTHPDLARNFKGGFDAVDLDRDPMETKPDQGIPTLHGSHVAGIIGANGNLKGVAPDAEIYGYRALGPGGSGTSVQVIAAMEEAVKDGVDIMNLSLGNTVNGPDYPTSLAVNRARELGVLVVVANGNDGPSDWTVGSPATANFSLSVGAASHEETVPVLEETLYNRKFPINLLSGSPPWSLNRGLYAVNGDDPGADLTGKIALMRRGNKIPFADKAIQAQERGAAAVLIYNNEDGDFQGSVDGMEEVLLIPVASLSAESGEWLSSQISRKHQLYLNLHEEKIKAGTAAFSSRGPVAMNWRIKPDLIAPGTNIVSTVPNGYEALQGTSMATPHIAGVAALMKEAHPDWSNEKIVSAMKSTAEQLKGDGVPLAPNVQGMGKVRPSAAINAEVIIDESLLSFGKAEKPIEKRRASIKIENLTKEARTIQLRVPNKKQGLIWHLPQTFTIPAGGKKKVEIGLDLRTNEIEEGINEGWIELSHGNGKTIQLPYMFINKTADDPKASGLEFSLKPFENDMYTYQLNLGAGVKRAEVSLYNPDSLVRVQDLLVIDKPIEGMNEGEIPQKEAPAEGIYFALITVEMEDGSFQSSESWIEVK
- the wecB gene encoding non-hydrolyzing UDP-N-acetylglucosamine 2-epimerase, with amino-acid sequence MGKRVKVMSIFGTRPEAIKMAPLVLELQKRNAEFESIVTVTAQHREMLDQVLDIFQIKPDHDLDIMKKQQTLAQVTTRALEGLEQVMREEKPDIVLVHGDTTTTFSASLAAFYNQIAVGHVEAGLRTWNKYSPYPEEMNRQLTGVMADLHFAPTEQAQDNLLAENKPADRIFVTGNTAIDALKTTVDRENYKHPLLEQLGDRRLVLMTAHRRENLGENMRQMFRAVKRLVEKHDDIEVIYPVHLNPLVQQVADEILAGDERIKLIDPLNVIDFHNFAARSHLILTDSGGVQEEAPSLGVPVLVLRDTTERPEGVAAGTLKLVGTDEETIFRTSDELLSDSAKHEAMAKAANPYGDGEASRRICDHIAAYFNK
- the upp gene encoding uracil phosphoribosyltransferase encodes the protein MGKVVVLDHPLIQHKLTYIRDKNTGTKELRELVDEVAMLMAFEITRDLPLTDITVETPIQQAKTKVLAGKKIGLIPILRAGLGMVDGMLNLIPAAKVGHVGLYRDPETLKPVEYYIKLPSDISERELIVIDPMLATGGSANDAIESLKKRGAKKIRLMCLVAAPEGVELIEKNHPDVDIYLGALDEGLNDHGYIVPGIGDAGDRLFGTK
- a CDS encoding DUF4176 domain-containing protein, with the translated sequence MTTLFPNGTIVSLEGGNKKLMIYGRKQLVTENEGEESGKQYDYIGVPYPEGYISPEYTYVFNHSDVVEVIFRGFENEEEENFQEVLEQS